GGTCGGAAATTTGCTCGGCCATCATCCGGTAGGTGGTGAACTTCCCGCCGACGATGCTGGACATCCCCGCGACGCCGTCGCGCTCGTCGTGATCGAGCAGGAAGAAGTCCCGCGTGATGTCCGTCGGATCGTCGGTCCCCGTCCCCGGCGGCTCGTACAGCGGCCGGACGCCCCAGAACGAGCGGATCGTCCGTGCCTCCTGCAGGATCGGGACGAGTTCCGAGAGGGTGTCGATCATGTGGTCGACCTCCCACTCCTCCTCGGGGTAGTCGTCCGGGTCGTCGACCTCCTCGTCGGTCGTCCCGAGGATGGCGGTCGTCTCGTGGGGGACGACGATGTCGGCGTCGCCTTTCGGCCGACAGCGGTTGATCACGGTGTCGACCTGCCGGACGTTCATGATCGTCATGACGCCCTTGGAGGGCCGGACCTCGACGTCGAGGTTCGCCATCGCGCCGATCTGGCCCGCCCACGCGCCCGTCGCGTTGACGACGTAGTCGGCGGTGATCTCCTCGGTTGTGCCGGAGGCCCCATGCGTGCGCTTGCCCGGCCCGGAGTCGTGGCGCACTTTCACGCCGTAGATGTCGTCGCCGTCGCGAAGCAGGTCGACCACTTCGGCGTGGGTCTCGATGCGTGCGCCGTGGTTCTCGGCGTCGATCGCGTTCGCGACGCAGAGCCGGAACGGATCGACCGCGCCGTCCGGGACCTCGATCGCCCGCTTGACGTCCTTCGCGAGGTACGGTTCGACCTCGCGGGCTTCCCGTCCCGAGAGCACGCGTGCGGGAATGTTACACTCCCGACACCCCTCGAGTTTCTCTCGGAAGTAGTCGTCCGGGTCCTCGGGTCGCTGGACGAACAGGCCACCGGTCATCTCGACGCAGTGGCCGGCGATCTCCCGCAGGACCTCGTTTTCCTCGATGCACTCCGTCGCACTGGCCTGGTCGGAGACGGCGTACCGGCCACCGCTGTGCAGGAGGCCGTGCATCCGGCCAGTCGTCCCGTCGGTCAGATTGCCTCGTTCGACGAGGGTCACCTCGAGCCCGCGCATCGCCAGATCCCTGGCGATACCACAGCCCGTGGACCCCCCGCCGAGAACGAGGACCTCGGTGTCGTGTGCCATCCCTT
The nucleotide sequence above comes from Halosolutus halophilus. Encoded proteins:
- the glpA gene encoding anaerobic glycerol-3-phosphate dehydrogenase subunit GlpA — its product is MAHDTEVLVLGGGSTGCGIARDLAMRGLEVTLVERGNLTDGTTGRMHGLLHSGGRYAVSDQASATECIEENEVLREIAGHCVEMTGGLFVQRPEDPDDYFREKLEGCRECNIPARVLSGREAREVEPYLAKDVKRAIEVPDGAVDPFRLCVANAIDAENHGARIETHAEVVDLLRDGDDIYGVKVRHDSGPGKRTHGASGTTEEITADYVVNATGAWAGQIGAMANLDVEVRPSKGVMTIMNVRQVDTVINRCRPKGDADIVVPHETTAILGTTDEEVDDPDDYPEEEWEVDHMIDTLSELVPILQEARTIRSFWGVRPLYEPPGTGTDDPTDITRDFFLLDHDERDGVAGMSSIVGGKFTTYRMMAEQISDHVCDKLGVTASCATAEEPLPGSENISVLEDGMDDFGLRSPIARRSKQRLGSRAADVLDTDAANPVICQCEGVTRAEIQDAISQSGSDLNAVRIRTRASMGNCQGGFCCQNMANELHPEYDEPTVRAALDELFQERWKGERHALWGEQLSQAMLNYALHATTMNRDNDPASAADPIGYEAFDGGRTRTEPRTDGGQ